A genome region from Acidobacteriota bacterium includes the following:
- a CDS encoding amidohydrolase family protein: protein MELTWEPTDADRELFERELDGFVPDRIYDVHAHLYELWQWKKPTILEGGPEKLPLQRYRREIQWITPGRKTHGLFFGGGLHEETFRASNEYVAAQVGQDPASRSLLIVSPHMDPEEVRQEVRRLSMVGLKVYQHFAPGEETWEAEIEEFLTEEHVRVAHEEELVIMLHMVKSRALADPVNQATIRRYCETWPRMRLVLAHSGTAFNPHHTAEGIHSLAGLQNVWFDTSAMTEAGAFEPIVRQFGHTRLMWGSDYPISHLRGRCVAIGDNHIWLYENNIDWNAISYRKIQPVYLGLESLRALKTAAWNLRLSDAQVEDVFWTNARQLLRLE, encoded by the coding sequence ATGGAATTGACCTGGGAGCCGACGGACGCGGACCGGGAACTGTTCGAAAGGGAGTTGGACGGCTTCGTTCCGGACCGGATCTACGACGTCCACGCCCACCTGTACGAGTTGTGGCAGTGGAAGAAGCCGACGATCCTGGAGGGTGGACCCGAGAAACTTCCCCTTCAGCGTTACCGGAGAGAGATTCAGTGGATCACTCCGGGACGCAAGACCCATGGCCTGTTCTTCGGCGGCGGACTCCACGAGGAGACCTTCCGGGCCTCCAACGAGTACGTGGCGGCCCAGGTGGGCCAGGACCCGGCCTCGCGGTCCCTGCTCATCGTGTCCCCCCACATGGACCCCGAGGAGGTGCGCCAGGAGGTCCGGCGCCTCTCCATGGTGGGATTGAAGGTCTACCAGCATTTCGCTCCGGGCGAGGAGACGTGGGAAGCGGAAATCGAGGAGTTCCTGACTGAAGAGCACGTGCGGGTGGCGCACGAAGAAGAGTTGGTCATCATGCTCCACATGGTCAAGAGCCGGGCCCTGGCGGACCCGGTCAACCAGGCCACCATCCGGCGCTATTGCGAAACCTGGCCCAGGATGCGCCTGGTCCTGGCGCACTCCGGCACCGCCTTCAACCCTCACCATACGGCCGAAGGAATCCACTCCCTGGCGGGGCTCCAAAACGTCTGGTTCGACACCTCGGCCATGACCGAGGCGGGCGCCTTCGAGCCCATCGTCCGGCAGTTCGGCCATACCCGCCTGATGTGGGGGTCCGACTATCCCATCAGCCATCTGCGGGGGAGATGTGTCGCCATCGGCGACAACCATATCTGGCTCTACGAGAACAACATCGACTGGAACGCCATCTCTTATCGGAAGATCCAGCCCGTCTACCTGGGCTTGGAGTCGCTGCGGGCGCTCAAGACGGCGGCCTGGAACCTGCGCCTCTCCGACGCCCAGGTCGAGGATGTCTTCTGGACCAACGCGCGACAGCTGCTTCGCCTGGAGTAG
- a CDS encoding alpha-hydroxy acid oxidase produces the protein MLTRRHAIAAFAQFLISSPLLAGRTGLLESALSSPESEKQLLDLVNVFDFEKLAQSKLDPVAWAYMAEGSQDEVSLRDNRKAFERIILRPKILTDVHKIDTSIDFLDTKLDYPIFVCPAGGKNCFFPGGEEEAARGAAASGAMFITNGGIDEYLESGEGPRYWWQYTTGGEFRNENSMLNFVERLEDQGAAGICFTVDNMHVSYRERSIYNRFVRGWCDTGIPRDAEGNLIYTPRDRFWRTGVYPERPFPTPTWETLDQLMKLTDLPIIIKGVMTAEDTAKCAEQGVAAVVVSNHGARQLDHVGGTIEALPECVAAAQGRLPVLIDGGFRRGGDILKALALGATAVGVARPYLWGLTCFGHQGVSRVLELLRVELALDMGMAGVARIAEIDKSLVRIRGF, from the coding sequence ATGCTCACTCGACGCCACGCTATAGCCGCTTTTGCCCAGTTTTTGATCTCCTCTCCGCTTCTGGCGGGACGGACCGGCCTGCTCGAATCCGCGCTTTCGTCCCCGGAAAGCGAGAAGCAGCTTCTGGATCTGGTCAACGTCTTCGACTTCGAAAAGCTGGCCCAGTCCAAGCTCGACCCGGTGGCCTGGGCCTACATGGCCGAAGGCTCCCAGGACGAGGTGTCCCTCCGCGACAACCGGAAGGCCTTCGAGCGGATCATCCTCCGCCCCAAGATCCTGACCGACGTCCACAAGATCGACACCTCCATCGATTTCCTGGACACGAAACTCGACTATCCCATCTTCGTCTGTCCGGCCGGCGGCAAGAACTGTTTCTTTCCGGGCGGAGAAGAGGAGGCCGCCCGCGGCGCGGCGGCTTCCGGAGCCATGTTCATCACCAACGGCGGCATCGACGAATACCTGGAATCGGGCGAGGGCCCCAGGTACTGGTGGCAGTACACGACCGGCGGCGAGTTCAGAAATGAAAACAGCATGCTGAACTTCGTGGAGCGGCTGGAGGATCAGGGAGCCGCCGGCATCTGCTTCACCGTGGACAACATGCACGTCTCCTACCGGGAACGGAGCATCTACAACCGGTTCGTACGCGGGTGGTGTGATACCGGAATTCCCAGAGACGCGGAAGGGAATCTGATTTACACACCCCGGGACCGCTTCTGGCGCACCGGCGTCTATCCCGAGCGTCCGTTTCCCACACCGACCTGGGAAACGCTGGACCAGTTGATGAAGCTGACGGACCTGCCCATCATCATCAAGGGGGTCATGACGGCCGAGGACACGGCGAAGTGCGCGGAACAGGGCGTGGCGGCGGTCGTGGTCTCCAATCACGGGGCCCGGCAACTGGATCACGTGGGCGGCACCATCGAGGCTCTGCCCGAGTGCGTCGCCGCGGCCCAGGGCCGCCTGCCCGTGCTGATCGACGGAGGCTTTCGCCGCGGCGGAGACATCCTGAAGGCCCTGGCGCTGGGAGCCACCGCCGTGGGCGTGGCGCGTCCCTATCTCTGGGGGCTGACCTGCTTCGGCCACCAGGGAGTCTCCCGGGTGCTCGAACTGCTTCGA
- a CDS encoding nucleotidyltransferase substrate binding protein, translating into MILNTDFVTQCIRTLEVAFEQLQQHEAGDVAYDIFRAACVKEFELILEQSGSLLKKRLRPYFASNRRADRLTFKNRFRHAAKHGLISVDSCERWLEYRDNRNDTAHQYGVDFAETTLRLLPRFIEDAKEMARVIAENPDD; encoded by the coding sequence ATGATCCTCAACACGGATTTCGTCACTCAGTGTATCCGCACTTTGGAGGTTGCGTTCGAGCAGTTGCAGCAGCATGAAGCGGGTGACGTTGCCTATGACATCTTTCGCGCGGCTTGTGTCAAAGAGTTTGAATTAATCTTGGAGCAAAGCGGCAGCCTGCTGAAGAAACGGCTCAGACCTTACTTTGCCAGCAACCGCAGGGCGGACCGTCTCACCTTCAAGAACCGGTTCCGCCATGCCGCCAAACATGGGTTGATCTCCGTTGACAGTTGCGAACGCTGGCTCGAATACCGGGACAACCGAAACGACACGGCGCACCAGTACGGCGTGGACTTCGCCGAAACGACGCTCAGGCTATTGCCCCGTTTCATAGAAGATGCCAAGGAGATGGCTCGGGTTATAGCGGAGAACCCGGATGACTGA
- a CDS encoding nucleotidyltransferase domain-containing protein — MTEHLDLPQRYRKQIEALLGKHLPEVEAWAYGSRVNGQSHPGSDLDLVLRSPTLEPVPRDKYVDFIEALERSNIPILVQAHDWARLPKSFHLEIERNYVVLFAGPSNGPSYGDAAPPKVRSG; from the coding sequence ATGACTGAGCATCTGGACCTGCCTCAGCGCTACCGGAAGCAGATTGAAGCCCTATTGGGGAAACATCTGCCGGAAGTGGAGGCCTGGGCCTACGGAAGCCGCGTCAACGGCCAGAGCCATCCAGGCAGCGACTTGGATCTGGTATTGCGCAGTCCGACGCTGGAACCGGTCCCAAGGGACAAATACGTCGATTTCATAGAGGCGCTGGAGCGGTCCAACATCCCGATCCTCGTTCAAGCACACGATTGGGCGCGACTGCCGAAGAGTTTCCACCTTGAGATCGAACGAAACTACGTCGTGTTGTTCGCTGGTCCCTCAAACGGCCCGTCCTACGGCGACGCAGCACCCCCCAAAGTTCGGTCCGGTTAG